GACGCTTACTCCGCTGTGCGCTGGGATCTCTTTCACGCTACAGCTCTCAGCGCGCGCGAACGCATGGTCGATCAATGGCTGCAAACCTTGCAAAGTTATTACCACCAGGATGTCAAACGCGTCTATTATCTCTCGCTCGAATTCCTGATCGGGCGCTCACTCAGCAATACCCTGCTCAATCTGGGCCTGCAGACCCAAATGGGCCAAGCCCTTCAGGAAATCCAGTTGAATCTCAGTGAAGTTGAGGAATCAGAATGGGACGCTGGCCTGGGAAATGGCGGCTTGGGGCGTCTGGCAGCCTGTTACCTTGATTCAATGGCCAATACCGGCATTCCCGGCTATGGCTACGGCATTCGCTATGAATACGGCATTTTCTTTCAACATATTCGCAATGGCTATCAGGTCGAAACCCCTGACAACTGGCTGCGCTATGGCAATCCCTGGGAGTTTCCCCGCCCGGAATTTCTCTACCCCGTGCATTTTTACGGCCGGGTACGTGAATACCACGATGACTCTGGTCGTCTGCGCCATGAATGGGTCGATACAGAATCCGTCATGGCCATGGCCTATGACACGCCCGTTCCTGGCTTTGAAAATGGTGTTGTCAACACCATGCGCCTATGGTCTGCCAAGTCAACGCGTGAATTTGATCTTGAGTATTTCAACAGTGGCGATTATATCAACGCCGTGGCCCATAAAAACGAAAGTGAAAACATTTCCAAAGTTCTCTACCCCAACGACAATACCCTGCATGGCCGTGAATTGCGTCTGAAGCAAGAGTATTTCTTTGTTTGCGCTACTCTGCAAGATATTTTCCGGCGCTATCTCAAAGCCCATGAAGGTTTTGAGGCCTTTCCCGACAAAGTTGCCATTCAAATGAATGATACCCATCCCGCCCTCACCGTCGCTGAACTGATGCGTCTGTTCGTAGATAAATACCACCTGCCCTGGGAAAAAGCCTGGGATCTTACCACCCGCACCCTGGCCTATACCAACCACACAGTCATGCCTGAAGCCCTTGAAAAATGGTCTGTTCCCATGCTCGAACGCCTCTTGCCCCGCCATTTGGAAATCATTTACGAAATCAACCGGCGCTTTTTAGAAACGGTTTATCTCAAAGCCCCTGACGAACCCGCGCTGCTGAACCAGGTTTCAATTATTGAAGAAGGATTGGAAAAAAAGGTACGCATGGCCCATTTGGCCTTTGTGGGAAGCCACCGTGTCAATGGCGTTTCAGCCCTGCATTCCGAAATTCTGAAAAACCAAATTTTCAAAGATTTTCACAGCCTGGATCGCAAAAAACTGACCAATGTCACCAATGGCATCACCCAACGCCGCTGGCTGCTGCAATGCAATCCAGAATTGGCAAATCTGATCAATCGCAAACAGGGCAAGGGCTGGCTGCGCGATCTCAGCCAGCTCAAGCGACTCTTGAAATACGAAACCGATCAGGATTTTCTGCAGGAATTGCGTGAAATCAAGCTGCACAACAAACAAAGACTCTCTGGCTATATTCAGCAACGGCATACACTCGACATTGATCCCACCTCACTCTTTGATTGCCAAACCAAGCGTTTACACGAGTACAAACGCCAATTGTTGCTGATTCTGCATATGATTACGCTCTACGCACGCTGCAAACAAGACCCAGCCAAAATCACCGTTCCGCGCACGTTTATCATGAGCGGGAAAGCCGCGCCGGGCTATTATATGGCCAAGCTGATTATCAAACTCTTCAATGCTGTGGCAGAGCGGATAAACCGCGATCCAGAGATGAAAGGGCGACTCAAAGCTGTTTTTTTGGCCAATTACAGCGTCTCTCTGGCCGAAAAAATTATTCCTGCCGCAGATCTCAGTGAACAAATCTCGACAGCAGGTATGGAAGCCTCGGGCACAGGCAATATGAAATACGCCTTGAACGGGGCGCTCACGATCGGTACACTGGATGGCGCCAATGTCGAAATGCGTGAAGAAATAGGTGAAGAGAATATCTTTATCTTTGGCCTGCAAACCCATGAAGTCAATGCCTTACGCCCCCATTACCGTCCCTGGGAGGCCGTCGAAAGTGATCCTGAACTGCACCACTGCTTGCAGTTGATTCAGCAGGATACCTTCTCCCCCAATGAACGCGGCCTGTTTAAACCGATCTTGGAATCTCTGCTACACACAGACCCCTACTTCGTTCTGGCTGATTACCGGGCCTATGTCGACTGCCAAGGCGAAGTCGAAGCCCTCTATCAAGATCAGGAAGCCTGGTCTGTCAAAATGCTTCACAATATCGCTCGCATGGGAAAATTTTCAAGCGATCGCTCAGTGCTGGAATACGCCCGTGAAATCTGGGGGGTCGCCCCCCTGCAACCCCAAGAGTCATGAAAAATGCTGAACTCTTAAAGATCCTCGAGGAGATTTACCAGCAGACCCATTCCCACTCAGAGGGGAAGGTTGCGAGCTATATTCCCCAGCTGGCCAAAGCCAATCCAGACCACTATGCCGTAGCCGTCTGTCTGGCTGATGGTACCCAGGCCCATTGGGGACAAGCAGAAGAAAACTTCTGTCTGCAATCGGTCTGTAAACCTGCAAATTATTGTCTGACCCTTGAAGAACACGGGGAAGAAATTGTCCATCGCCATGTCGGTTTTGAACCCAGTGGTCAGGTGTTTAACGCCCTGCAACTCAATAGCCAGGGGCTGCCCCACAATCCCCTGATCAATGCCGGGGGCATTATGTGCTGCAGTCTGATTCGTCCCCAACTCAGTCTGTCCGATCGCTTTGAAGCCGTTTCGAACTTTTGGCGGGAACTCAGTGGCGGTGCAAATCCTGGCTTTGACAATGCTGTTTACCAATCTGAACGGCAAAGCGCGGATCGCAACCGGGCACTTGCCTATTTTATGCGCGAGAACAAAGCCTTTCCAGCGGGTGCAGATCTGGAAGAGACCTTGGAA
The window above is part of the bacterium (Candidatus Blackallbacteria) CG13_big_fil_rev_8_21_14_2_50_49_14 genome. Proteins encoded here:
- the glsA gene encoding glutaminase A, with product MKNAELLKILEEIYQQTHSHSEGKVASYIPQLAKANPDHYAVAVCLADGTQAHWGQAEENFCLQSVCKPANYCLTLEEHGEEIVHRHVGFEPSGQVFNALQLNSQGLPHNPLINAGGIMCCSLIRPQLSLSDRFEAVSNFWRELSGGANPGFDNAVYQSERQSADRNRALAYFMRENKAFPAGADLEETLELYFQCCSLSLNVKNLAVAAASLALGGTCPLTGKTLLQTRTLRNCLTVMATCGMYNFSGEFAFRIGLPAKSGVSGALMVVIPGVMGLAIWSPPLDSTGNTVRGVAFCRELVERIPLHVYERHEALP
- a CDS encoding glycogen phosphorylase; translation: MPTTQFNPAHPNSQDLANELRESFVRNIHHTLAKDAYSAVRWDLFHATALSARERMVDQWLQTLQSYYHQDVKRVYYLSLEFLIGRSLSNTLLNLGLQTQMGQALQEIQLNLSEVEESEWDAGLGNGGLGRLAACYLDSMANTGIPGYGYGIRYEYGIFFQHIRNGYQVETPDNWLRYGNPWEFPRPEFLYPVHFYGRVREYHDDSGRLRHEWVDTESVMAMAYDTPVPGFENGVVNTMRLWSAKSTREFDLEYFNSGDYINAVAHKNESENISKVLYPNDNTLHGRELRLKQEYFFVCATLQDIFRRYLKAHEGFEAFPDKVAIQMNDTHPALTVAELMRLFVDKYHLPWEKAWDLTTRTLAYTNHTVMPEALEKWSVPMLERLLPRHLEIIYEINRRFLETVYLKAPDEPALLNQVSIIEEGLEKKVRMAHLAFVGSHRVNGVSALHSEILKNQIFKDFHSLDRKKLTNVTNGITQRRWLLQCNPELANLINRKQGKGWLRDLSQLKRLLKYETDQDFLQELREIKLHNKQRLSGYIQQRHTLDIDPTSLFDCQTKRLHEYKRQLLLILHMITLYARCKQDPAKITVPRTFIMSGKAAPGYYMAKLIIKLFNAVAERINRDPEMKGRLKAVFLANYSVSLAEKIIPAADLSEQISTAGMEASGTGNMKYALNGALTIGTLDGANVEMREEIGEENIFIFGLQTHEVNALRPHYRPWEAVESDPELHHCLQLIQQDTFSPNERGLFKPILESLLHTDPYFVLADYRAYVDCQGEVEALYQDQEAWSVKMLHNIARMGKFSSDRSVLEYAREIWGVAPLQPQES